The following proteins come from a genomic window of Lolium rigidum isolate FL_2022 chromosome 5, APGP_CSIRO_Lrig_0.1, whole genome shotgun sequence:
- the LOC124658447 gene encoding patatin-like protein 3 produces the protein MASPPQQQPQADVDLGKLSYEIFSFLESKFLYGGAGAAAGPCSLPGTPARASGARVRVLAIDGCGPGPGDALLAAAALARLEAALRAKAGDPDARVADFFDAAAGAGAGGVLAAMLFVKGDDGRPRYTAADALAFVAASLGKGGWGGGSGGAGWLRGRWASLFRRGENRSSSDRSSSSSNYSSLRKVFGDATLRDTVAPLLVPCYDLATGAPFLFSRADAVESDSFDFRLRDVCAATCAAGNTAAAVRSVDGRTAIAAASGGVAAMGNPAAAAITHVLHNKQEFPLAAGVDDLLVVSIGSGSSSGGTASSGSATPSAGGWRTPLPPRSPSPAEMVRLTAEGVADMVDQAVAMAFGHTCGRNYVRIQSLRSLDPKKVVAIADGMLTQRNVEAELFRGRRLSEKSNREKLDAFAAELVKEHDRRRSSPPGMLPNVAIKQVALAPPTPPRLSSATTTSSSASGTATTGGRTASTMPSPASTH, from the exons ATGGCgtcgccgccgcagcagcagccgcaggcCGACGTGGACCTCGGCAAGCTCAGCTACgagatcttctccttcctcgagAGCAAGTTCCTCTACGGCGGCGCTGGAGCCGCCGCCGGGCCCTGCTCGCTGCCGGGCACGCCCGCCAGGGCTTCCGGCGCGAGGGTCAGGGTGCTGGCGATTGACGGCTGCGGCCCGGGCCCGGGCGACGCGCTGCTTGCCGCCGCGGCACTCGCGAGGCTCGAGGCCGCGCTCCGGGCCAAGGCGGGCGACCCCGACGCCCGCGTCGCCGACTTCTTCGACGCCGCGGCCGGGGCGGGGGCCGGCGGCGTGCTGGCCGCCATGCTGTTCGTGAAGGGTGACGACGGGCGGCCGCGGTACACGGCGGCCGACGCGCTCGCGTTCGTCGCCGCCAGCCTCGGGAAGGGCGGCTGGGGCGGTGGTTCCGGCGGCGCCGGCTGGCTCCGCGGGAGGTGGGCGTCCCTGTTCCGCCGCGGCGAGAACAGGTCCTCCTCCGACAGGTCCTCCTCGTCTTCTAACTACTCGTCGCTGCGCAAGGTGTTCGGCGACGCGACGCTGCGGGACACGGTGGCGCCGCTGCTGGTGCCGTGCTACGACCTCGCCACGGGCGCGCCCTTCCTCTTCTCCCGCGCCGACGCCGTCGAgagcgacagcttcgacttccgcCTCCGCGACGTCTGCGCCGCCACCTGCGCCGCGGGCAAcaccgccgcggccgtccgctccgTCGACGGGCGcacggccatcgccgccgcgtcCGGGGGCGTCGCGGCCATGGGCAACCCCGCGGCGGCCGCCATCACGCACGTGCTTCACAACAAGCAGGAGTTCCCGCTCGCCGCCGGGGTCGACGACCTCCTCGTTGTGTCTATAGGCTCCGGCTCCTCGTCCGGCGGTACCGCTTCCTCGGGCTCCGCCACGCCGTCCGCGGGCGGCTGGCGCACCCCGTTGCCCCCGCGCTCCCCGTCACCCGCCGAGATGGTGCGACTCACCGCCGAGGGCGTCGCCGACATGGTCGACCAGGCCGTCGCCATGGCATTCGGCCACACCTGCGGCCGCAACTACGTACGCATACAG TCCCTCCGTTCGCTGGACCCGAAGAAGGTGGTGGCGATCGCGGACGGGATGCTGACGCAGCGGAACGTGGAGGCGGAGCTgttccggggccgccgcctctCGGAGAAGTCCAACCGGGAGAAGCTCGACGCGTTCGCGGCCGAGCTGGTCAAGGAGCACGACCGCAGGAGGAGCTCGCCGCCGGGGATGCTCCCCAACGTGGCCATCAAGCAGGTGGCGCTGGCGCCCCCCACGCCGCCGAGGCTCTCgtcggccaccaccacctcctcgtcCGCCTCCGGCACCGCCACCACCGGTGGGAGGACCGCGTCCACCATGCCGTCGCCGGCGTCCACGCATTGA